A part of Magnetospirillum sp. ME-1 genomic DNA contains:
- a CDS encoding MBL fold metallo-hydrolase, which translates to MACSVKFWGVRGSIACPSPDHVVYGGNTSCIAVTTEAGIVIFDAGTGIRGLGRDIIGRGLGQAQLFFTHTHWDHINGFPFFAPAYNPAFRLEIRGPKQEGSPRGIQHVLTGQMETPNFPVPLAAMRGIVSYEDFEVGRVFTPYDGVTLRTAPLKHPNGACGYRLETGDAAMAYITDTEHTPGTIDENVLFLMKDADLVIYDCTYTDAEFPSKVGWGHSTWQEGIRLARAAGARRLAIFHHDPEHTDDVMAGIEAEALATWDGVVVARDNMEIVL; encoded by the coding sequence CGCCTGTCCTTCGCCCGATCACGTGGTCTATGGCGGCAACACGTCGTGTATCGCCGTCACCACCGAGGCTGGGATCGTGATCTTTGACGCCGGCACCGGAATCCGGGGCCTGGGGCGCGATATCATCGGCCGTGGCCTGGGACAGGCTCAGCTGTTCTTCACCCATACCCATTGGGATCACATCAACGGCTTTCCCTTCTTCGCGCCGGCCTACAATCCGGCCTTTCGCCTGGAGATTCGCGGGCCGAAGCAGGAGGGCAGCCCGCGCGGCATCCAGCACGTGCTGACCGGCCAGATGGAGACCCCCAATTTCCCGGTTCCCCTGGCCGCCATGCGCGGAATCGTCTCCTACGAGGATTTCGAGGTGGGCCGTGTCTTTACCCCCTATGACGGCGTGACCCTGCGCACCGCGCCGCTGAAGCATCCCAACGGGGCGTGCGGCTATCGGCTGGAAACCGGCGATGCCGCCATGGCCTATATCACCGATACCGAGCATACGCCCGGCACCATCGACGAGAACGTGCTGTTCCTGATGAAGGACGCCGATCTGGTGATCTACGACTGCACCTACACCGACGCCGAGTTCCCCTCCAAGGTCGGCTGGGGCCATTCCACCTGGCAGGAAGGCATCCGTCTGGCGCGGGCGGCGGGCGCCAGGCGGCTGGCCATCTTCCATCACGATCCCGAGCACACCGATGACGTCATGGCCGGCATCGAGGCCGAGGCGCTCGCGACGTGGGACGGCGTGGTGGTCGCCCGCGACAATATGGAAATCGTGCTCTGA
- a CDS encoding cyclic nucleotide-binding domain-containing protein — protein sequence MNEISAPLAPLPKVGEPKMEKLAVAAGAVLFRQGEPGDAAYILEKGKVMIYQQVESQRVELDTIRPGEIFGEMAVIDSSERMATAVAATDCSVTRVPQAIFNRKLEATDKFVRALVNMFIKNIRTSHRIFVRRPRSFRDNIKLIRHFAFNIHRYANLMDDRPLATEIQAALDKVEKAVAELAEIGTRAKDKRHDHIVEDGDAHNVGLKTVMSTDGHRKL from the coding sequence ATGAACGAGATCAGCGCCCCCCTCGCCCCCCTGCCCAAGGTGGGCGAACCCAAGATGGAAAAGCTCGCCGTCGCGGCGGGCGCCGTCCTGTTCCGCCAGGGCGAGCCCGGCGATGCCGCCTATATCCTGGAAAAGGGTAAGGTGATGATTTACCAGCAGGTGGAAAGCCAGCGGGTGGAACTGGACACCATCCGGCCGGGCGAAATCTTCGGCGAGATGGCGGTGATCGACTCTTCGGAGCGCATGGCGACCGCCGTTGCCGCCACCGACTGCTCCGTCACCCGCGTGCCCCAGGCCATCTTCAACCGCAAGCTGGAAGCCACGGACAAGTTCGTCCGTGCCCTGGTCAACATGTTCATCAAGAACATCCGCACCTCGCACCGCATCTTCGTGCGCCGGCCCCGAAGCTTTCGTGACAACATCAAGCTGATCCGCCATTTCGCCTTCAACATCCACCGCTACGCCAACCTGATGGACGACCGCCCCCTGGCGACCGAAATCCAGGCGGCACTGGACAAGGTGGAGAAGGCGGTGGCCGAACTGGCCGAGATCGGTACTCGCGCCAAGGACAAGCGCCACGATCATATCGTGGAGGATGGCGACGCCCACAATGTCGGCCTGAAAACGGTGATGAGCACCGACGGACACCGCAAGCTCTAG
- the amaB gene encoding L-piperidine-6-carboxylate dehydrogenase — MDVSELLARLGLAPPSGGLDVRSPVDGEVMASVPLTTGVNEAVDAATQAFRVWREVPAPRRGELIRLFGDELRRAKPDLGLLITVESGKILQEGLGEVQEMIDICDFAVGLSRQLYGLTIATERPRHRMMETWHPLGPVAVITAFNFPAAVWAWNAALALVCGDPVIWKPSEKTPLTALAVNALLTGAARRFGGVPEGLSQVVIGGSDHARALADHKAIPLVSATGSTAMGKALAPRVARRLGRSLLELGGNNAAIICPSADLGLVERAVLFAAAGTAGQRCTTLRRLIVHRSVKAPLVERLKAAYGRTPVGDPRDPATLVGPLIDGAAYQAMRHALARAEASGAAIHGGERVMVNSWEGAFYARPALVEIKRQTDLVCQETFAPILYVMAYDDLGQAIALNNGVAQGLASSIFTRDLGEAEAFLAASGSDCGIANVNIGPSGAEIGGAFGGEKETGGGRESGSDSWKAYMRRATNTINYGNDLPLAQGIVFGDG; from the coding sequence ATGGACGTCTCCGAGCTGCTGGCCCGCCTGGGCCTTGCCCCGCCGAGCGGGGGATTGGACGTCCGCTCGCCCGTCGACGGCGAGGTCATGGCCTCTGTCCCCCTCACCACCGGCGTCAACGAAGCGGTTGACGCCGCAACCCAGGCTTTCCGCGTCTGGCGCGAGGTACCCGCGCCGCGCCGGGGCGAGCTGATCCGCCTGTTCGGCGACGAACTGCGCCGCGCCAAACCCGATCTCGGCCTGCTGATCACCGTGGAAAGCGGCAAGATCCTCCAGGAAGGCCTGGGCGAGGTGCAGGAGATGATCGACATCTGCGACTTCGCCGTCGGCCTGTCGCGCCAGCTCTACGGGTTGACCATCGCCACCGAGCGCCCCCGTCACCGCATGATGGAGACCTGGCATCCGCTGGGGCCGGTGGCGGTGATCACCGCCTTCAACTTCCCCGCCGCCGTCTGGGCCTGGAACGCCGCCCTGGCCCTGGTCTGCGGCGATCCGGTGATCTGGAAGCCCTCGGAGAAGACGCCGCTCACCGCCCTGGCCGTCAACGCGTTGTTGACGGGCGCCGCCCGGCGTTTCGGCGGGGTGCCGGAGGGGCTGTCGCAGGTGGTGATCGGCGGAAGCGACCACGCCCGCGCCCTGGCCGACCACAAGGCCATTCCCCTGGTCTCGGCCACCGGCTCCACCGCCATGGGCAAGGCCCTGGCGCCGCGCGTGGCCCGGCGGCTGGGCCGCTCGCTGCTGGAGTTGGGGGGCAACAATGCCGCCATCATCTGCCCCTCGGCGGATTTGGGTCTGGTGGAGCGGGCCGTTCTGTTCGCCGCCGCCGGCACCGCCGGCCAGCGCTGCACCACGCTTCGCCGCCTGATCGTCCACCGCTCGGTCAAGGCGCCCCTGGTGGAGCGCCTGAAGGCCGCCTATGGCCGCACGCCTGTGGGCGATCCCCGCGACCCCGCCACCCTGGTGGGGCCGCTGATCGACGGCGCGGCCTATCAGGCCATGCGCCACGCCCTGGCCAGGGCCGAAGCGTCCGGGGCGGCCATCCACGGCGGAGAACGGGTGATGGTCAATTCCTGGGAGGGGGCCTTCTACGCCCGCCCCGCCCTGGTGGAGATCAAGCGGCAGACCGATCTGGTCTGCCAGGAAACCTTCGCGCCGATCCTCTACGTCATGGCCTATGACGACCTGGGCCAGGCCATCGCGCTCAACAACGGCGTGGCCCAGGGGCTGGCCTCGTCCATCTTCACCCGCGATCTGGGCGAGGCCGAGGCCTTCCTGGCCGCCTCGGGCAGCGATTGCGGCATTGCCAACGTCAATATCGGCCCCTCCGGCGCCGAGATCGGCGGAGCCTTCGGCGGCGAGAAGGAGACCGGCGGCGGGCGGGAATCCGGCTCGGATTCGTGGAAGGCCTATATGCGCCGCGCCACCAACACCATCAATTACGGTAATGACCTGCCGCTGGCCCAGGGAATCGTCTTCGGCGACGGGTGA
- a CDS encoding thiamine pyrophosphate-binding protein has protein sequence MSRSGPASRTGGEILADALIGQGADTVTCVPGESFLPFLDAAWDRRDRLKVLAFRHEGGAAYAAEAHGKLTGRPGVCIVGRGPGATHASVGVHTAFQDSTPMVLLIGQVDRPIRGREAFQEVELAQMFRPLAKRVEEITSPDRLPEAVARAFAAATGGRPGPAVLILPEDMLAERAQVADVEHLPPALPHPGPCRLDKMVELLNGAQRPLMLVGGGGWTPESAQLITRFAEGWSLPVAACFRRQDIVDNESPCYAGELGYSMAPSLGARVREADLILAVGTRLGDIDTSGYSLIEAPNPRQTLIHVFPEAEELGRVFRPHLAVVSAMLPFAKAAAALEAPATKPWAEWTQAVRADHLANRVPNPCPGALDMGKVMAEIESRLPDDAILCTGAGNYTGWPQRFHRFRHFPCQLAPANGSMGYGLPAALAAKSLYPERIVLAFAGDGCFLMTAQELATAKLHGLSPVVLVIDNGMYGTIRMHQEASHPGRTLATDLANPDFAALAAAYGAWTARIERTEDFAPAFEQALAAGRLALLHLVLDPEAITTRTTLSAIREKAGKS, from the coding sequence ATGTCCCGATCCGGCCCCGCATCCCGTACCGGCGGCGAGATTCTCGCCGATGCCCTGATCGGCCAGGGGGCCGACACGGTGACCTGCGTGCCGGGCGAAAGCTTCCTGCCCTTCCTGGACGCCGCCTGGGATCGCCGCGACCGGCTGAAAGTCCTGGCTTTCCGCCACGAGGGCGGCGCGGCCTATGCCGCCGAGGCCCACGGCAAACTGACGGGGCGGCCCGGCGTGTGCATCGTCGGGCGCGGCCCCGGCGCCACCCACGCCTCGGTGGGCGTGCATACCGCATTCCAGGATTCCACCCCCATGGTGCTGCTGATCGGCCAGGTGGACCGGCCCATCCGGGGCCGCGAGGCCTTCCAGGAGGTGGAACTGGCCCAGATGTTCCGGCCGCTGGCCAAACGGGTGGAAGAGATCACCTCCCCCGACCGCCTGCCCGAGGCGGTAGCCCGCGCCTTCGCCGCCGCCACCGGCGGCCGACCCGGCCCCGCCGTGCTGATCCTGCCCGAAGACATGCTGGCCGAGCGCGCCCAAGTCGCCGACGTGGAGCACCTGCCCCCGGCACTGCCCCATCCCGGCCCCTGCCGCCTGGACAAGATGGTGGAACTGCTGAACGGCGCCCAACGCCCGCTGATGCTGGTGGGCGGCGGCGGCTGGACGCCCGAATCCGCCCAGTTGATCACCCGCTTCGCGGAAGGCTGGAGCCTGCCGGTGGCCGCCTGCTTCCGCCGCCAGGACATCGTCGACAACGAATCGCCCTGCTATGCGGGCGAATTGGGCTATTCCATGGCCCCCAGCCTGGGGGCGCGCGTGCGCGAGGCCGATTTGATCCTGGCGGTGGGAACGCGCCTGGGCGACATCGACACCTCCGGCTACAGCCTGATCGAGGCGCCCAATCCCCGCCAGACCCTGATCCACGTCTTCCCCGAGGCCGAGGAGCTGGGCCGGGTCTTCCGCCCCCATCTCGCCGTCGTCTCCGCCATGCTGCCCTTCGCGAAGGCCGCCGCCGCCCTGGAAGCCCCGGCAACCAAGCCGTGGGCGGAGTGGACGCAGGCGGTGCGGGCCGATCATCTGGCCAACCGGGTGCCCAATCCCTGCCCCGGAGCCCTGGACATGGGCAAGGTAATGGCCGAGATCGAATCCCGCCTGCCCGACGACGCCATCCTCTGCACCGGGGCCGGCAATTACACCGGCTGGCCCCAGCGCTTCCACCGGTTCCGCCATTTTCCCTGCCAGCTGGCTCCGGCCAACGGCTCCATGGGCTATGGCCTGCCCGCCGCCCTGGCCGCCAAGTCGCTGTATCCCGAGCGCATTGTCCTGGCCTTTGCCGGCGACGGCTGCTTCCTGATGACCGCCCAGGAACTGGCCACCGCCAAGCTGCACGGCCTGTCGCCGGTGGTGCTGGTCATCGACAACGGCATGTACGGCACCATCCGCATGCACCAGGAGGCCAGCCATCCCGGCCGGACGCTGGCCACCGATCTGGCCAATCCCGATTTCGCCGCCCTGGCCGCCGCCTACGGCGCCTGGACGGCACGGATCGAGCGCACCGAGGACTTCGCCCCCGCCTTCGAGCAGGCCCTGGCCGCCGGGCGGCTGGCCCTGCTGCATCTGGTCCTCGACCCCGAGGCCATCACTACCCGCACCACGCTGTCGGCCATCCGCGAGAAGGCGGGCAAATCGTAA
- a CDS encoding CinA family protein, with protein sequence MLPAALTERAAQVLRHAEDRRERIATAESCTGGLVAAALTAIAGSSSVMDRGFVTYSNEAKTEMLGVPPQLIASCGAVSREVALAMAEGALAHSRADAAVAVTGIAGPGGGSADKPVGLVHFALARRGEATRHAEHRFEGDRDGIRLQAALTALGLFLPPQPT encoded by the coding sequence ATGCTTCCCGCCGCCCTGACCGAACGCGCCGCCCAGGTTCTGCGTCACGCCGAAGACCGGCGGGAACGCATCGCCACCGCGGAATCGTGCACCGGCGGGCTGGTGGCGGCGGCGCTGACCGCCATTGCCGGTTCGTCCAGCGTGATGGACCGGGGCTTCGTCACCTATTCCAACGAAGCCAAGACCGAGATGCTGGGCGTCCCGCCCCAATTGATCGCCAGTTGCGGCGCGGTCAGCCGCGAGGTGGCGCTCGCCATGGCCGAGGGTGCGTTGGCCCATTCCCGCGCCGACGCGGCGGTGGCGGTGACCGGCATCGCCGGGCCGGGTGGCGGCTCGGCGGACAAACCGGTGGGGCTGGTCCATTTCGCCCTGGCGCGGCGGGGCGAGGCCACCCGGCACGCCGAGCACCGCTTCGAAGGCGACCGGGACGGAATCAGGCTGCAGGCGGCGCTGACGGCGCTCGGGCTGTTTTTGCCGCCACAACCGACCTGA
- a CDS encoding phosphatidylglycerophosphatase A family protein, which yields MFHCRAGISVLHPATLASTWFGAGLLPKAPGTWGSAAALPFAWGLMAMGGPVLLLAATVACFAVGWWASSVYVGRTGAEDPGEVVIDEVAGQWLVLLAAPLEPVSYLAAFALFRLFDIKKPWPVSWADRRVGGGLGIMLDDILAGLYGLGLMALLNHVRS from the coding sequence TTGTTTCATTGCCGCGCGGGAATTTCCGTCCTGCACCCCGCCACCCTGGCATCCACCTGGTTCGGCGCCGGCCTGCTGCCCAAGGCGCCGGGAACCTGGGGATCGGCCGCCGCCCTGCCCTTCGCCTGGGGGTTGATGGCCATGGGCGGCCCGGTCCTGCTGCTGGCCGCCACCGTCGCCTGCTTCGCGGTCGGCTGGTGGGCGTCGTCGGTGTATGTGGGACGCACCGGCGCCGAGGACCCCGGCGAGGTGGTGATCGACGAGGTTGCGGGGCAGTGGCTGGTCCTGCTGGCCGCGCCGCTGGAGCCCGTCTCCTACCTGGCCGCCTTCGCCCTATTCCGCCTGTTCGACATCAAGAAGCCCTGGCCGGTCAGCTGGGCCGACCGCCGTGTGGGCGGCGGGCTGGGCATCATGCTCGACGACATCCTGGCCGGATTGTACGGACTGGGACTGATGGCCCTTCTCAACCACGTGCGGAGTTGA
- a CDS encoding sensor histidine kinase, which translates to MAACIALWAALEIMHQRTLAGLVDAMLMERLDQKAGRDAVRIEAMLQSHQALANLVGRLEGVGADGEPNWLPGRDEAGAFPPVSILATLASGKVRMRSLEGRPIPPGLEEAISRLPPGRAQRIAALDSGAVLISAAPLAGEGERRLAVVSVIDDGFLQATMGAYLDRGFAMVASEPAGGRVVARAGAQDGAPSRTNPALSDWQANFLVAGGGVFGGGDGFGGLAFSTVLPRDRQKVMSEPLIALERSNRTIMGVGLSSLFFTALVYVAWRIRRSARRVADMTHQVFGTEAKAANGDELAHLETEVENLVSEVERSRQALRGEEEARIALLTEQMALSTENERLRLLQAVTDIMGIGVIRITDEGPRAENGMMRGFAAIAGGLEPFLQARTNGSDEVLIGDGADTRIFETMLARTVDAGVILVEDVTKRREAEESIAIFAQFPSQDPNPVLRVTGEGVVTHANQSASRLLEFWGIDLGGVLPDEWKVSIADALKGGVQSEMEVTVRDRILSLVFVPLPGVGVVNVYGSDITGRIAAERLLHMVNESLERRVHQRTEALKAEIAEHIRAERELVAAKEQADLANRAKTEFLANVSHELRTPLNAVIGFSEVMASEMFGPLGSARYSGYVNDILASGRHLLAVINDILDIAKIEAGQMEFDMAMVEPAEVVAAAVRIVESRADAGGLFLGTHVGDDVPAMWADRRRLLQILVNLLSNAVKFTPEGGSVEVTVEVMGDEVGFTVADTGIGMSDDEVVVAMLPFRQVDGSLSRRYDGTGLGLPLVRAFVELHGGHLDIASRKGAGTKVTVRLPLGPYPDRSGQFQNAGE; encoded by the coding sequence ATGGCCGCCTGTATCGCTCTTTGGGCCGCTCTCGAGATCATGCATCAAAGGACGCTTGCCGGTCTGGTGGATGCCATGCTGATGGAGCGCCTGGACCAGAAGGCGGGCCGCGACGCCGTGCGCATCGAGGCGATGCTGCAATCCCATCAGGCCCTGGCCAATCTGGTCGGCCGTCTGGAAGGCGTCGGCGCCGATGGCGAACCCAACTGGCTGCCGGGCCGCGACGAAGCCGGCGCCTTTCCCCCCGTGAGCATTCTGGCCACCCTGGCATCCGGCAAGGTCAGGATGCGGTCTTTGGAGGGACGGCCCATTCCCCCTGGACTGGAGGAGGCGATTTCCCGCCTGCCCCCGGGGCGGGCTCAGCGTATCGCCGCCTTGGACTCCGGGGCCGTCCTCATCTCGGCCGCGCCCCTGGCCGGGGAAGGGGAGCGGCGGCTGGCCGTGGTGTCGGTGATCGACGATGGTTTCCTGCAGGCCACCATGGGGGCCTATCTCGATCGCGGCTTCGCCATGGTGGCAAGCGAGCCGGCCGGCGGCAGGGTCGTCGCCCGCGCTGGGGCGCAGGACGGCGCCCCGTCCCGGACTAATCCGGCCCTGAGCGACTGGCAGGCCAATTTCCTGGTTGCCGGAGGAGGCGTCTTCGGGGGGGGAGACGGGTTTGGCGGGCTGGCGTTCTCCACCGTGCTGCCGCGCGACCGCCAGAAGGTGATGAGCGAACCGCTGATCGCCCTGGAGCGCTCTAACCGGACCATCATGGGCGTGGGCTTGAGTTCGCTGTTCTTTACCGCCCTGGTCTACGTGGCCTGGCGAATCCGCCGGTCGGCCCGGCGGGTCGCCGACATGACCCATCAGGTCTTCGGCACCGAGGCCAAGGCTGCGAATGGGGACGAGTTGGCCCATCTGGAGACCGAGGTCGAAAATCTGGTGTCCGAGGTGGAACGGTCGCGTCAGGCGCTGCGCGGCGAGGAGGAGGCGCGCATCGCCCTGCTGACCGAGCAGATGGCGCTTTCCACCGAGAACGAGCGCCTGCGGCTGCTGCAGGCGGTCACCGACATCATGGGGATCGGCGTCATCCGTATCACCGACGAGGGGCCGCGGGCCGAGAACGGAATGATGCGCGGTTTCGCCGCGATCGCCGGCGGGCTGGAACCCTTTCTCCAGGCCCGCACCAACGGCAGCGACGAGGTGCTGATCGGCGACGGCGCCGATACCCGTATTTTCGAAACCATGCTGGCGCGCACCGTCGATGCCGGTGTGATTCTGGTGGAAGACGTCACCAAACGGCGCGAGGCCGAGGAATCCATCGCCATATTCGCCCAGTTCCCCTCCCAGGACCCCAATCCGGTGCTGCGCGTCACCGGCGAGGGTGTGGTGACCCACGCCAATCAGTCGGCGTCGCGGCTGCTGGAATTCTGGGGCATCGATCTGGGCGGCGTGCTGCCCGACGAGTGGAAGGTCAGCATCGCCGATGCCCTTAAAGGCGGGGTGCAGTCGGAAATGGAGGTCACGGTCCGCGACCGCATCCTGTCGCTGGTCTTCGTGCCGTTGCCGGGCGTGGGCGTAGTCAATGTCTATGGCAGCGACATCACCGGGCGCATCGCCGCCGAGCGTCTGCTGCACATGGTCAACGAAAGCCTGGAGCGCCGCGTCCACCAGCGGACCGAGGCCCTGAAGGCGGAAATCGCCGAGCATATCCGCGCCGAACGCGAACTGGTCGCCGCCAAGGAACAGGCCGATCTGGCCAACCGCGCCAAGACCGAGTTCCTGGCCAATGTCAGCCACGAATTGCGCACGCCGCTCAACGCCGTCATCGGCTTTTCCGAGGTGATGGCGTCGGAGATGTTCGGCCCGCTGGGCTCGGCCCGCTACAGCGGCTACGTCAACGACATCCTGGCCTCGGGGCGCCATCTCCTGGCGGTGATCAACGACATCCTCGACATCGCCAAGATCGAGGCCGGCCAGATGGAATTCGACATGGCCATGGTGGAGCCGGCCGAGGTGGTGGCCGCCGCCGTGCGCATCGTCGAAAGCCGCGCCGACGCCGGCGGACTGTTCCTCGGCACCCATGTGGGCGACGACGTCCCGGCCATGTGGGCCGACCGCCGCCGGCTGCTGCAGATTCTGGTCAACCTGCTGTCCAACGCCGTCAAGTTCACTCCCGAAGGCGGCAGCGTCGAGGTGACGGTCGAGGTGATGGGCGATGAGGTGGGCTTCACCGTCGCCGATACCGGCATCGGCATGAGCGACGACGAGGTGGTGGTGGCCATGCTGCCCTTCCGCCAGGTGGACGGCAGCCTGTCGCGGCGTTACGACGGCACCGGCCTGGGGCTGCCGCTGGTGCGGGCCTTCGTCGAACTGCATGGTGGGCATCTGGATATCGCCAGCCGCAAGGGGGCGGGGACCAAGGTCACCGTGCGACTGCCGCTCGGCCCCTATCCCGACCGCTCCGGACAGTTCCAGAACGCCGGGGAGTAG
- a CDS encoding sulfite oxidase-like oxidoreductase, producing the protein MTDKDKLIAAKETWARDGRGLTGETAAPGARRLPPGQRETFDFPVLDLGDQPNLSTRDWSLSVGGMVDNPIRWDWDTFMAQPQTQLVSDIHCVTTWSRYDNTWVGVAARHLLKIVRPRKDARFLVLRSFDGYTTNIPLSRFADDDVLLAHSWQGQPLTREHGGPVRAVIPKLYFWKSAKWLRHITFSDRDTPGYWELRGYHGEGDPWKEERYS; encoded by the coding sequence ATGACCGACAAGGACAAACTGATCGCCGCCAAGGAGACATGGGCCCGCGATGGCCGCGGCCTGACCGGCGAAACCGCCGCCCCCGGCGCCCGGCGGCTGCCGCCCGGCCAGCGCGAGACCTTCGACTTTCCCGTCCTCGACCTGGGTGACCAGCCGAACCTTTCCACCCGCGACTGGTCTTTAAGCGTCGGCGGCATGGTGGACAATCCCATCCGCTGGGACTGGGACACCTTCATGGCCCAGCCGCAGACCCAGCTGGTCAGCGACATCCATTGCGTCACCACCTGGTCGCGCTATGACAATACCTGGGTCGGCGTGGCGGCGCGGCACCTGCTGAAGATAGTCCGGCCGCGCAAGGACGCGCGCTTCTTAGTGCTGCGCAGCTTCGACGGCTACACCACCAACATTCCCCTGTCCCGCTTCGCCGACGACGACGTGCTGCTGGCCCATTCCTGGCAGGGCCAGCCCCTCACCCGCGAACACGGCGGGCCGGTCCGGGCCGTGATCCCCAAGCTGTATTTCTGGAAAAGCGCCAAGTGGCTGCGCCACATCACCTTTTCCGACCGCGACACGCCCGGCTATTGGGAATTGCGCGGTTATCACGGCGAAGGCGACCCGTGGAAGGAAGAGCGCTACAGCTGA
- the smpB gene encoding SsrA-binding protein SmpB, whose product MVLPGHVAAQNRRARHEYFIISEVEAGIMLVGTEVKSLRVGKGNINEAFAGPMQGELYLFNAYIPEYQSKMPFPHETRRPRKLLLHKREMAKLMSAITKDGMTLVPLDIHFGQRGIAKVQLGLAKGKKLHDKREAIKERDWNRDKARLMRDKG is encoded by the coding sequence ATGGTGCTTCCCGGCCACGTCGCCGCTCAAAACCGCCGGGCGCGCCACGAATACTTCATCATCAGCGAGGTGGAAGCCGGCATCATGCTGGTCGGCACCGAGGTCAAGTCGCTCCGGGTCGGCAAGGGCAACATCAACGAAGCCTTTGCCGGACCCATGCAGGGCGAACTGTACCTGTTCAACGCCTATATCCCCGAATACCAGTCCAAGATGCCCTTCCCGCACGAGACGCGGCGGCCGAGAAAGCTGCTGCTGCACAAGCGCGAGATGGCCAAGCTGATGAGTGCCATCACCAAGGACGGCATGACCCTGGTGCCGCTGGACATCCATTTCGGCCAAAGGGGCATCGCCAAGGTCCAGCTGGGCCTGGCCAAGGGCAAGAAGCTGCACGACAAGCGCGAGGCCATCAAGGAGCGGGACTGGAACCGCGACAAGGCCCGCCTGATGCGCGACAAGGGCTGA
- the dapA gene encoding 4-hydroxy-tetrahydrodipicolinate synthase → MFKGSITALITPFLNGKVNEKAFQDLVAWQIAEGTHAVVPCGTTGESPTLSHDEHHRVVELCLEVAKGKVPVIAGTGSNSTDEAIALTRHAKQAGADAALVVAPYYNKPTQEGLFRHFEAIAKAVDIPIVVYNIPGRSVIDISVETFVRLSALPNIIGIKDATADLARPLRIRAALGDRLCQLSGEDATAIAFNAQGGLGCISVTSNIAPKLCAQMQNAWAKGDLATCNELNKKLMPLHDALFCETSPAPVKYAASLLGKSTPDVRLPLVPASENARHRVEAAMKAAGLI, encoded by the coding sequence ATGTTCAAGGGATCCATCACCGCTCTCATCACTCCGTTCCTCAATGGAAAGGTGAATGAGAAAGCGTTCCAGGATCTGGTCGCCTGGCAGATCGCCGAGGGCACCCATGCGGTCGTCCCCTGCGGCACCACCGGCGAATCGCCCACCCTGTCGCACGACGAGCATCATCGCGTGGTGGAGCTGTGCCTGGAAGTGGCCAAGGGCAAGGTCCCGGTCATCGCCGGCACCGGCTCCAATTCCACGGACGAGGCCATCGCGCTGACCCGGCACGCCAAGCAGGCCGGCGCCGACGCGGCCCTGGTGGTGGCGCCCTATTACAACAAGCCGACCCAGGAAGGCCTGTTCCGCCACTTCGAGGCCATCGCCAAGGCGGTGGACATTCCCATCGTCGTCTACAACATCCCCGGCCGCTCGGTGATCGACATCAGCGTCGAGACCTTCGTGCGTCTGTCGGCGCTGCCCAACATCATCGGCATCAAGGACGCCACCGCCGATCTGGCCCGGCCCTTGCGTATCCGCGCCGCGCTGGGCGACCGGCTGTGCCAGCTGTCGGGCGAGGACGCCACCGCCATCGCCTTCAACGCCCAGGGCGGCCTGGGCTGCATCTCGGTGACCTCCAACATCGCGCCCAAGCTGTGCGCGCAGATGCAGAACGCCTGGGCCAAGGGCGACCTGGCCACCTGCAACGAGCTGAACAAAAAGCTCATGCCGCTGCACGACGCCCTGTTCTGCGAGACCAGCCCGGCGCCGGTGAAGTACGCCGCCAGCCTGCTGGGCAAGTCCACTCCCGACGTGCGTCTGCCGCTGGTTCCCGCCAGCGAGAACGCCCGTCACCGGGTCGAGGCGGCTATGAAGGCCGCCGGCCTGATCTAG